From Emcibacteraceae bacterium, the proteins below share one genomic window:
- a CDS encoding methyl-accepting chemotaxis protein gives MFFNNRKKENDTLALTPNTEVKSGKAPSTEFMRVIEGLPLNVMLCDPQTLEITYANSTSIETLRTLEEYLPIKAEDLVGSCIDIFHKNPAHQRALLANPDNLPHSARINVGPEILDLLVNPIFDESQNYIYAALSWSIITDKVKTEAATARLTQMIDKMPINAMMCDPKTFVITYANETCINTLRTLEKYLPIKADQLVGTCIDVFHKNPAHQQKILSDPKNLPWSARINVGPEILDLNVSAIIDADGNYLAPMVTWSIITAQVGVEKAVQEAVQSVHTEAKELSDNASKMQENSEHCIRLSGAISAAAEQSSVNSQTVAAATEELSASIDEISKQVSHAATISAEAEAKTEESIKTVSGLAEASSKIGNVVNLITDIAAQTNLLALNATIESARAGEAGKGFAVVAGEVKKLAGQTATATIEIKEQVDNIQSETQSVVEAIQSIQATVMQVSEISTAIAGAVEEQGNATREISSNVHEAAKGAQEVSSSITDILTASTETGEAGKAIMAASELLVSLADSLNLEVGKMLK, from the coding sequence ATGTTTTTTAATAATCGTAAGAAAGAAAATGATACACTTGCTTTGACCCCTAATACTGAGGTTAAGTCAGGTAAAGCACCGTCAACTGAATTCATGAGAGTCATTGAGGGCTTACCCCTTAATGTCATGCTTTGTGACCCGCAAACACTTGAAATTACCTATGCCAATTCTACAAGCATAGAAACGCTCAGAACTCTGGAAGAGTATCTGCCCATCAAGGCAGAGGACCTTGTAGGGTCCTGCATTGACATCTTTCATAAAAATCCCGCACATCAACGGGCATTGCTGGCAAATCCCGACAATCTGCCCCATAGTGCACGGATTAATGTGGGTCCCGAGATCCTTGATCTTCTGGTTAATCCCATTTTTGATGAAAGTCAGAATTATATCTATGCAGCACTGAGCTGGTCAATTATCACCGACAAAGTAAAAACCGAAGCGGCAACAGCACGCCTTACACAAATGATTGATAAAATGCCAATCAATGCGATGATGTGCGATCCGAAAACTTTTGTTATTACTTATGCCAACGAAACCTGCATCAATACCCTTCGCACATTGGAAAAATATTTACCGATAAAAGCGGATCAGCTGGTGGGAACCTGTATTGATGTGTTTCATAAAAATCCCGCACATCAGCAAAAAATCCTTAGCGATCCGAAAAATCTCCCCTGGAGTGCGCGTATTAATGTTGGCCCGGAAATTCTTGATCTGAATGTCAGTGCCATTATTGATGCAGACGGCAATTATCTTGCACCAATGGTCACCTGGTCCATTATCACTGCACAGGTCGGTGTTGAAAAAGCGGTTCAGGAAGCGGTTCAGTCTGTCCATACGGAAGCAAAGGAATTAAGTGATAATGCTTCAAAAATGCAGGAAAATTCAGAACATTGCATCCGACTATCAGGGGCAATATCCGCGGCAGCAGAGCAATCCTCGGTAAATTCCCAAACGGTGGCCGCTGCTACTGAAGAACTTTCGGCAAGTATTGATGAAATTTCAAAACAGGTGTCCCATGCCGCCACGATCAGTGCTGAAGCAGAAGCGAAGACGGAAGAATCCATTAAAACGGTTTCCGGTCTTGCTGAAGCATCAAGTAAAATCGGCAATGTGGTTAATCTGATCACCGATATTGCCGCACAGACAAATCTGCTGGCGCTCAATGCAACGATTGAATCTGCCCGTGCCGGGGAAGCCGGCAAGGGATTTGCTGTCGTCGCAGGGGAAGTTAAAAAACTTGCCGGTCAGACCGCAACTGCGACCATTGAAATTAAAGAGCAGGTGGATAATATCCAATCAGAAACCCAAAGTGTTGTCGAAGCCATTCAGTCAATTCAGGCAACAGTTATGCAGGTTAGTGAAATTTCAACGGCCATTGCCGGCGCTGTCGAAGAACAGGGCAATGCAACCCGTGAAATCAGCTCAAACGTTCATGAAGCGGCAAAAGGTGCTCAGGAAGTGTCCTCTTCAATCACTGATATCCTTACCGCTTCAACAGAAACCGGGGAAGCCGGAAAAGCCATCATGGCAGCTTCTGAACTTCTCGTGTCCCTTGCGGACAGCCTTAATCTTGAAGTTGGAAAAATGCTTAAATAA
- a CDS encoding aminotransferase class V-fold PLP-dependent enzyme, translated as MIKNDGFDTASELPHKDAFFPIRGVYFNAGVQHPVSRASAAAAKEYIRYKGFHTDMDYDPAAMRSNVIGKFAKLVNAEPDELTLVGSTTAGENLIIQALDLVAKGGRVVTDDLHYFGSYQIYGELKKQGVQVITIRNINGDIDYKAYEEAITNQTTLVALSSVSTFNGHQHDLKRICKLAHSRGALVYADAIHHIGATPFDVKDSGVDFMSCGTFKWLMGDQGSGFLYVRRDRLKSLKRPVYGKRQVRNLVTHVFPGDEITTDDNVYEYDLAENTEGYFSIWSEPRIVIAQLDQSLEYLLAVGVDRITAYRQPMLRFLRKEIEALGYKCLTPGRMITPILTFDCADAAKRLGPLFSEADIKASLYKGHFRIAVSVYNDMADAAYFVKTLARLKN; from the coding sequence ATGATTAAAAATGACGGGTTTGATACTGCTTCAGAATTGCCCCATAAGGACGCCTTCTTCCCGATCAGGGGCGTATATTTCAATGCGGGTGTCCAACACCCAGTAAGCCGGGCGAGTGCCGCCGCCGCGAAAGAGTATATCCGTTATAAAGGGTTTCACACGGATATGGATTATGATCCGGCCGCCATGCGGAGTAACGTCATCGGAAAATTTGCAAAACTGGTCAATGCAGAACCGGATGAGTTGACACTGGTCGGCAGCACCACGGCCGGTGAAAATCTGATTATTCAGGCGCTTGATCTGGTGGCTAAGGGCGGCAGGGTTGTGACCGACGATCTTCATTATTTTGGATCCTATCAGATTTATGGTGAGCTGAAAAAACAGGGTGTCCAGGTTATCACCATCAGAAATATTAATGGTGATATTGATTATAAAGCCTATGAGGAAGCGATTACAAATCAGACCACGTTGGTGGCGCTGTCTAGTGTTTCAACATTTAACGGCCATCAGCATGACTTAAAAAGAATTTGCAAGCTTGCCCATTCGCGCGGCGCCCTTGTTTATGCTGACGCAATTCATCATATCGGCGCAACCCCGTTCGATGTAAAGGACAGTGGGGTTGATTTTATGTCCTGCGGAACATTCAAATGGCTGATGGGGGATCAGGGGTCAGGATTTTTATATGTCCGCCGTGATAGGCTCAAGTCATTAAAGCGACCGGTTTATGGCAAGCGGCAGGTCAGAAACCTTGTAACCCATGTTTTTCCCGGTGATGAAATCACCACCGACGATAATGTCTATGAATATGATCTGGCCGAAAATACCGAAGGGTATTTTTCAATATGGAGCGAGCCACGCATTGTTATTGCCCAGCTTGACCAGTCGCTGGAATATCTTCTTGCTGTCGGTGTGGACCGTATTACCGCCTATCGCCAGCCAATGTTACGGTTTTTAAGAAAAGAAATTGAAGCGCTTGGCTATAAATGCCTGACCCCGGGGCGGATGATCACACCGATCCTGACATTTGACTGTGCCGACGCAGCAAAAAGGCTCGGTCCCCTATTTTCAGAAGCCGACATAAAAGCAAGCCTTTATAAAGGGCATTTCCGCATTGCGGTATCCGTTTATAATGATATGGCTGACGCGGCCTATTTTGTAAAAACGCTGGCCAGGCTAAAAAATTAA
- a CDS encoding bifunctional diguanylate cyclase/phosphodiesterase, with protein MKEPTHNDPLTGLPGRTYLWSMLEDTLNQVRRNASNAAVLYVQIDELSTLGDLISIEARDAFLKLISLRIKNSLWDLDSAIQFETDKFVIIANSIQKPEDVHIVMTKVHNYLSLDCEISGQTISPTVNIGIVLLPGDAMEVDEIMTNSGIALQMAKARQDYNYCYYNQELGAEIEDQQSIKNSILETLEDQRFLLMLQPKINVKSGKVAGVEALVRMRDNDGNIVSPADFIKVAEKSTLIAEIGNWVLGRVREIIGEWQQSGIDIPISINISDMEFKGSAKLLSALYTLSEVNRENPGKIILEINENSITNDVELAAALLKEIKSYGFQLSLDKFGSGLSCLSILKDLNIDEVKIDRGFLKDVPVNRKNTAIFEAIIHLGHSLDLRVVAMGVETKSQYDILKAANCDEYQGFLISKPMEETDFIAWYKNQA; from the coding sequence ATGAAAGAGCCAACCCATAACGATCCTTTAACAGGACTACCAGGCCGAACCTATCTATGGAGCATGTTGGAGGATACCCTAAATCAGGTTAGGCGCAATGCCTCCAACGCCGCAGTATTATATGTCCAGATTGATGAGCTTTCTACGTTAGGGGACTTAATCAGCATTGAAGCACGAGACGCTTTTTTAAAGCTGATTTCTTTAAGAATAAAAAACAGTCTATGGGATTTGGACAGCGCAATTCAGTTTGAAACCGACAAATTTGTCATCATTGCCAATAGCATCCAAAAGCCGGAAGACGTCCATATTGTTATGACTAAGGTTCATAATTATCTGAGCCTTGACTGTGAAATTTCCGGGCAGACCATTTCACCAACTGTCAATATCGGTATTGTCCTGCTGCCGGGTGACGCAATGGAAGTTGATGAAATCATGACCAATTCCGGAATTGCCCTGCAAATGGCAAAGGCCCGTCAGGATTATAATTATTGTTATTATAATCAGGAACTCGGTGCGGAAATTGAAGATCAACAGTCTATAAAGAATTCAATTCTTGAAACGCTGGAAGATCAGCGGTTTTTGCTTATGCTTCAGCCAAAAATCAATGTTAAGTCTGGCAAAGTTGCCGGTGTTGAAGCGCTGGTTCGCATGCGTGATAATGACGGTAATATTGTCAGCCCTGCAGACTTTATCAAGGTGGCAGAAAAAAGCACACTCATCGCCGAAATCGGCAACTGGGTTTTAGGCCGGGTGCGTGAAATCATTGGGGAATGGCAACAATCAGGCATTGATATACCAATATCGATTAATATTTCAGATATGGAATTTAAGGGCAGCGCGAAACTGCTGTCCGCACTTTACACACTTTCGGAAGTGAACCGGGAAAACCCCGGAAAAATTATACTGGAAATCAATGAAAACAGTATCACAAATGATGTTGAACTGGCTGCCGCCCTCCTTAAGGAAATAAAATCTTATGGATTTCAGCTTTCACTGGATAAGTTCGGCTCCGGATTAAGCTGCCTGTCAATCCTTAAAGATTTGAATATTGATGAAGTCAAAATTGACAGAGGATTTCTAAAAGACGTTCCGGTAAACAGGAAAAATACAGCCATATTTGAAGCAATTATCCATTTGGGCCATAGCCTTGATCTTCGTGTTGTGGCGATGGGTGTCGAAACAAAAAGCCAGTATGATATACTCAAAGCGGCAAATTGTGATGAATATCAGGGCTTTCTCATCAGCAAACCAATGGAAGAAACTGATTTTATCGCCTGGTATAAAAATCAAGCCTGA
- a CDS encoding M15 family metallopeptidase: MMMTVARNIFALCFICLFSLNVFAADFDYDHMPPPAPEKWRPYYGEYILGDQKLLFRENNGRLEVLYNPSADGKDLDKIKIRPLSELGDGKFTYSFNGEFSNFLFRLDDQGKPLGVLVNDDFYERNNIEPTNGNTFKVTLDKPIEDYIQEALKATPPVQKGNFRKPDLVDVTTVLEKVKLDIRYATTNNFLNAPTYSLAKSFMQGPALEALNKANKRFLKMGYGLLIHDSYRPWYVTKVFWDATEGNERDFVANPERGSKHNMGSAVDLTLYDLKTGMPIKMVGTYDEMSDRSYPEYPGGTSLERWHRDLLRHVIEAEGFKVVSNEWWHFDHKDWQKYPILNKTFEELLAEK; this comes from the coding sequence ATGATGATGACTGTGGCCCGTAATATTTTCGCACTATGTTTTATTTGTTTATTTTCATTAAACGTTTTTGCGGCTGATTTTGATTATGATCATATGCCTCCACCGGCTCCTGAAAAATGGCGCCCTTATTATGGTGAATATATACTGGGTGATCAGAAACTTCTCTTTAGGGAAAATAATGGCCGTTTAGAAGTCCTTTATAATCCGTCTGCTGATGGTAAAGACCTGGACAAAATTAAAATCCGGCCGTTAAGTGAGCTGGGCGACGGAAAATTTACCTATAGCTTTAACGGTGAGTTTTCAAATTTCCTGTTCCGGCTTGATGATCAGGGAAAACCGCTCGGGGTTCTGGTCAACGATGATTTCTACGAGCGAAATAATATTGAACCGACCAACGGCAACACTTTTAAAGTCACCCTTGATAAGCCGATTGAAGACTATATTCAAGAGGCGCTTAAAGCCACCCCACCGGTGCAAAAAGGAAACTTCCGCAAACCCGATCTTGTTGATGTCACCACGGTCCTTGAAAAAGTCAAACTTGATATTCGTTATGCGACAACCAATAATTTTCTGAATGCCCCGACTTATTCGCTGGCAAAAAGCTTTATGCAGGGACCGGCACTTGAAGCACTTAATAAAGCCAACAAACGCTTTCTCAAAATGGGTTATGGGCTTCTTATCCATGACAGCTATCGCCCCTGGTATGTGACAAAAGTCTTCTGGGATGCGACAGAAGGCAACGAGCGCGATTTTGTTGCGAACCCTGAAAGAGGGTCAAAACATAATATGGGAAGCGCCGTTGATCTGACTCTTTATGATTTAAAAACCGGAATGCCTATTAAAATGGTCGGCACTTATGATGAAATGTCAGATCGGTCCTATCCGGAATATCCCGGTGGCACTTCGCTTGAAAGATGGCACCGCGATTTGCTTCGTCATGTTATTGAAGCGGAAGGCTTTAAAGTTGTCAGCAACGAATGGTGGCATTTTGATCATAAGGATTGGCAGAAATATCCTATTTTAAACAAAACCTTCGAAGAATTGCTTGCTGAAAAATAG
- a CDS encoding tetratricopeptide repeat protein, with product MKSLRLLIASLFIILSLPAMNALAGYEEAKAAYDDRRFEEAFKGFTEAAEQGHMLAQYYLGVMYATGRTVPRDDVSAYKWFMKAALQGHPISQGNIGTMKLNARGTDYDVTGSYFWFILAEDGGFEKARKFMWRVTNYMTRDDINNTKAKAEEWIRENRGIN from the coding sequence ATGAAAAGCCTCCGACTGTTAATAGCCAGCCTGTTTATTATTTTGTCATTACCGGCAATGAATGCCCTTGCCGGATATGAGGAAGCAAAGGCAGCCTATGATGACCGGCGATTTGAAGAAGCCTTTAAAGGCTTCACCGAAGCGGCGGAGCAGGGACATATGCTCGCACAATATTATCTGGGTGTGATGTATGCGACAGGGCGTACCGTACCGCGCGATGATGTATCGGCCTATAAATGGTTTATGAAAGCGGCGCTGCAGGGGCACCCGATATCACAGGGCAATATCGGCACAATGAAGCTTAACGCCCGTGGTACGGACTATGATGTGACCGGATCATATTTCTGGTTCATTCTGGCCGAGGACGGTGGCTTTGAAAAGGCCCGTAAATTTATGTGGCGGGTAACCAATTATATGACCCGCGACGATATTAATAATACCAAAGCAAAAGCCGAGGAATGGATCAGGGAAAACCGCGGCATAAATTAA
- a CDS encoding tetratricopeptide repeat protein: MMTRFLLLFSMIATLFAATANADNAKGEEAYAKGDYAVAFKEFSEAAEKGDMNAQYNLGVMYEHGNGVDQSDKKAAEWYQKAADNGHPEAPMALQLLYEYF; encoded by the coding sequence ATGATGACGCGTTTTCTTTTACTATTCTCAATGATTGCAACACTGTTTGCGGCAACGGCAAATGCCGACAATGCAAAAGGCGAAGAAGCCTATGCAAAAGGTGATTATGCCGTGGCCTTTAAGGAATTCAGTGAAGCAGCAGAGAAGGGGGACATGAATGCCCAATATAATCTTGGCGTCATGTATGAACATGGCAATGGCGTGGATCAAAGCGACAAAAAAGCCGCCGAGTGGTATCAGAAAGCTGCCGATAACGGCCATCCGGAAGCCCCGATGGCCTTACAGCTTTTATATGAATATTTTTAA
- a CDS encoding TonB-dependent receptor plug domain-containing protein, which produces MRHKLLSSAVIVPFLILAQTTYAEEDDNSGSSIITYNKDYFVKFEPVTLLDMLSRIPGVQEILDKSRREKEQQQSLGTSAGPRGFGSGGDQILINGKRLAGKDNNIDDTLARVTADNVEKIDLIRGAAAGLDVQSQGLVINITLKKGTSSSSTFWKVGGRANLGDDLGHSVTLSHSGSSGNLDYTATFESNRNFIIKNRIDDYIYDGSGVVARVQDSHTPNRKDNHKFSGTLTYNFEDGAVMRLNGLFNPETQNEVAPRTMTFLDESYGPAITFTDTTLDSDGHRKLSERWTTNGAPTKWEIGGDYSRKLGSLGSLKSLFVINKENSTINNGYYKGDGASEFLYNNQDAVLSKSENILRGSVSRGIATGQSLEIGGEAAINKFDRSFQNSTRSTAADPLLLKTDDNVKIKENRFEIFAIHSYTISPQMSLTSSLTGEFSKIVADNFFANNTIDRRQANFKFLKPRMNFRYDFNSQDQLRLTVERTVSQLDFNNFSTSFNPRTEKIDLGNTGIKPMRSWDFTAAVEHRFAQDSGSISLEVFYKKYTDYIDKVDFTDYVDSIGNPITTDEYFALPPSEQNLTSDDFISKSGNVPSAKAIGFKFKSSYRLGIIGLPEAVFSANYDYEKGTLDDPFTGREIRFSYKPSTQINFSYRHDITALQLSYGASVTFRRGFYGNDIRLNWYGTPGTLLEVFVEKNIYNGIKLRVSGKDLSGNLGDSNQFLYDKHLRFNVLDHEVQRHTRGPRVIEASLQGTF; this is translated from the coding sequence ATGAGGCACAAACTTCTTTCCTCGGCTGTCATTGTGCCGTTTCTTATCCTTGCCCAGACAACTTATGCGGAAGAAGATGACAATTCCGGTTCCTCGATCATCACCTATAACAAAGACTATTTCGTAAAATTCGAACCTGTAACCCTTCTTGATATGTTAAGCCGTATTCCCGGTGTTCAGGAAATTCTTGATAAAAGCAGAAGGGAAAAGGAACAGCAGCAGTCTTTGGGGACCAGCGCCGGGCCACGGGGTTTTGGTTCTGGCGGCGACCAGATCCTGATCAATGGCAAACGGCTTGCCGGGAAGGACAATAATATTGATGACACGCTTGCAAGGGTAACGGCCGACAATGTAGAAAAAATCGATCTGATCCGCGGTGCGGCGGCCGGACTGGATGTACAAAGTCAGGGACTGGTGATTAATATCACCCTGAAAAAAGGAACATCTTCTTCCTCCACATTCTGGAAAGTCGGCGGACGGGCCAATCTGGGGGATGACCTTGGCCATTCTGTTACGCTGTCCCACAGCGGTTCAAGCGGCAACCTTGATTACACGGCCACATTTGAAAGCAACCGTAATTTTATCATCAAAAACCGTATTGATGATTATATCTATGATGGAAGCGGGGTCGTCGCCCGCGTACAGGACAGCCATACACCAAACCGCAAGGATAATCATAAATTTTCCGGCACCTTGACCTATAATTTTGAAGACGGGGCGGTGATGCGCCTTAACGGGCTTTTTAATCCTGAAACACAGAATGAAGTCGCCCCAAGAACAATGACCTTTCTTGATGAAAGTTATGGCCCGGCCATTACCTTTACTGATACGACCCTTGACAGTGACGGGCACCGCAAGCTCAGCGAAAGATGGACCACAAATGGGGCCCCGACCAAATGGGAAATTGGCGGTGATTATTCAAGAAAACTGGGCAGTTTAGGATCGCTTAAATCACTTTTCGTGATAAATAAGGAAAATTCGACCATTAATAATGGCTATTATAAAGGGGATGGCGCGTCCGAATTCCTTTATAATAATCAGGATGCGGTCCTAAGCAAATCGGAAAATATTTTGCGGGGATCGGTGAGCAGAGGGATTGCGACAGGGCAATCGCTTGAAATTGGCGGCGAAGCAGCCATCAATAAATTTGACCGCAGCTTTCAAAACAGCACCCGCAGCACCGCAGCCGACCCGCTGCTGCTAAAAACTGATGACAATGTGAAAATCAAGGAAAACCGTTTCGAAATATTTGCGATCCATAGCTATACTATTTCTCCTCAAATGTCACTGACAAGCTCTCTGACGGGGGAATTTTCGAAGATTGTCGCGGATAATTTCTTTGCCAATAACACTATTGATCGCCGGCAAGCCAATTTTAAATTTTTAAAGCCGCGAATGAATTTCCGCTATGACTTTAATTCGCAGGATCAGCTGCGTCTGACAGTTGAGCGCACCGTCAGCCAGCTTGATTTTAATAATTTTTCCACAAGCTTTAACCCGCGCACCGAAAAAATTGATCTCGGCAATACCGGCATAAAACCCATGCGATCCTGGGATTTTACAGCCGCGGTTGAACATCGTTTTGCCCAGGACAGCGGGTCCATATCGCTTGAAGTTTTTTATAAGAAATATACCGATTATATTGATAAGGTCGATTTTACGGACTATGTCGACAGTATTGGTAATCCTATTACAACGGATGAATATTTTGCGCTTCCCCCATCAGAACAGAACCTGACCAGTGATGATTTTATTTCCAAATCAGGAAATGTCCCGTCTGCAAAGGCAATCGGGTTTAAATTTAAAAGCAGTTACCGGCTCGGCATTATCGGCCTGCCGGAAGCCGTATTCAGTGCCAATTATGATTATGAAAAAGGCACACTTGATGATCCTTTCACGGGCCGGGAAATCCGCTTTTCCTATAAACCGTCAACCCAGATTAATTTTTCCTATCGCCATGATATTACGGCACTTCAGCTCTCATACGGTGCCAGTGTAACCTTCAGACGCGGTTTTTACGGGAATGATATCCGTCTTAACTGGTATGGTACACCGGGAACCCTGCTTGAAGTCTTTGTGGAAAAGAATATCTATAATGGCATCAAGCTTCGGGTCAGCGGTAAGGATCTTAGCGGTAACCTCGGTGATTCAAATCAGTTTTTATATGACAAGCATTTAAGGTTTAACGTTCTCGATCATGAAGTCCAGCGCCATACTAGAGGGCCAAGGGTGATAGAAGCAAGCCTGCAGGGAACTTTCTGA
- a CDS encoding TonB-dependent receptor plug domain-containing protein: MTDVVRKAVLITFSVILSSGTGAFATVGDDQDPDILNENSDNPSTVAYDVSSFDQYSPVTLIDILQRIPGVPAILDKTDNRNNQQRGFGSSGDQILINGKRLSAKGSSIRDVLARTSASDVRRVELIRGAAAGLDVLTEGLVVNIVLNKEANSSTTFWKIGGFYRVGYQLLPDFEVSHKGTAGNLEYTVAVEGEWRSSSFGRDEIHHDNNDSVITGIRDVDGNWYHREFKFTNSLSYDFGNNQILNLNGLYNPNYNENHQDHIDREADGEKLFWDYGEHFTEWEAAGDYSRDIPFLGSLKSRFVINRKHNKDNQTERFDGTGTDRFLYTREKIGFHSSEDIIRISFTKKLSDSQSLEYGSEGAFNTFKQLYTSEEREEAIDPLELATSNDIVIKENRYEIFAHHNYSITPKIVLQSSLTTEFSKITSDTILAADNIINVTNKFTFLKPRFNFKYDVTSRDQLRLTTEKKVRQLEFFHYFTFFDQLTKELKLGNNDIRPTKIWEYSATYEHRLADDGGSLEGKVFYNDYRDFIARSDFTEYMDYNGNRVSADQYFALPPDAALREDTDFTSKFGNVKKATGYGIEIKANYRLGIIGLKEALINAEYKYDKRRYDDPFTGKSRKFRWESDHRIKLGFRHDLSSLGLSYGAKAEYVSPFMRSDIDFDWQFEARNGYEIFVEKNITTDIKARLEYSKDGENHSKAKLYNFVDHRRFNEPDGIDDYRFYFPQRISFTLQGTF, from the coding sequence ATTACCGACGTCGTCAGAAAAGCCGTACTCATAACATTTTCCGTTATCCTGTCATCCGGCACAGGGGCTTTTGCCACTGTCGGCGATGATCAGGACCCCGACATTCTGAACGAGAACAGTGATAATCCATCAACAGTTGCCTATGATGTCAGTTCCTTTGATCAGTATTCCCCTGTAACCCTTATTGATATATTGCAGCGCATACCAGGTGTTCCTGCCATTCTTGATAAAACGGACAACCGTAATAATCAGCAGCGGGGTTTTGGCTCTTCCGGGGATCAGATCCTCATAAACGGAAAAAGACTGTCAGCCAAGGGAAGTTCAATCCGTGATGTGCTGGCCAGGACCTCCGCAAGCGATGTCAGGCGCGTTGAACTGATCCGCGGTGCCGCCGCCGGACTGGATGTTCTGACAGAGGGACTGGTGGTCAATATTGTCCTGAATAAAGAAGCCAATAGCTCAACCACTTTCTGGAAAATTGGCGGCTTTTACCGGGTGGGATATCAGCTCTTGCCGGATTTTGAAGTTTCGCATAAAGGCACTGCCGGAAATCTTGAATATACTGTTGCCGTTGAAGGTGAGTGGCGGTCAAGCAGCTTTGGCCGTGATGAAATTCATCATGATAATAATGACAGTGTGATTACCGGTATACGCGATGTGGACGGAAACTGGTACCACCGGGAATTTAAATTCACAAACAGCCTTTCTTATGACTTTGGCAACAATCAGATCCTTAATCTGAATGGGCTCTATAATCCAAACTATAATGAAAATCATCAGGATCATATCGACCGCGAAGCGGACGGTGAAAAGCTCTTCTGGGATTATGGCGAACATTTCACTGAATGGGAAGCCGCAGGGGATTATAGCCGCGACATTCCCTTTTTAGGAAGTCTTAAGAGCCGGTTTGTCATAAACCGCAAACATAATAAGGATAATCAGACAGAACGGTTCGATGGCACAGGCACGGACCGTTTTCTTTATACAAGAGAAAAAATAGGATTTCATTCAAGTGAAGATATAATCAGGATTTCATTTACGAAAAAATTAAGTGACTCTCAGTCGCTTGAATATGGTAGCGAGGGCGCGTTTAACACCTTTAAACAGTTATATACGAGTGAAGAGCGGGAAGAAGCCATTGATCCACTCGAACTCGCAACAAGCAATGATATTGTGATAAAGGAAAACCGATACGAGATTTTTGCCCATCATAATTACTCCATAACCCCCAAAATCGTCCTGCAAAGTTCACTGACAACAGAATTTTCGAAAATTACGTCTGATACAATTCTTGCCGCTGACAATATCATTAACGTCACCAATAAATTTACGTTTTTAAAACCGCGTTTCAATTTTAAATATGATGTGACCTCACGGGACCAGCTTCGCCTGACCACAGAAAAGAAAGTCAGACAACTTGAATTTTTTCATTATTTTACTTTTTTCGACCAACTGACCAAAGAACTGAAACTTGGTAATAATGATATCAGGCCAACAAAAATATGGGAATATTCAGCGACATATGAACATCGGCTTGCCGATGACGGGGGAAGTCTGGAAGGGAAGGTCTTTTACAATGATTACAGGGATTTTATCGCCCGCAGTGATTTTACCGAATATATGGATTATAATGGAAACAGGGTCAGTGCCGATCAGTATTTTGCCCTGCCGCCGGATGCAGCACTACGGGAGGACACCGATTTTACATCGAAATTTGGCAATGTGAAAAAAGCAACCGGATACGGTATTGAAATAAAAGCGAATTACAGGCTAGGGATTATTGGTCTTAAGGAAGCGCTTATCAATGCGGAATATAAATATGACAAACGACGATATGATGATCCCTTTACAGGCAAAAGCCGAAAATTCAGATGGGAATCTGATCACAGAATTAAACTGGGCTTTCGCCATGATCTTTCATCGCTGGGACTATCCTATGGCGCAAAAGCGGAATATGTAAGTCCGTTCATGCGGTCGGATATTGATTTTGACTGGCAGTTTGAAGCAAGAAATGGTTATGAAATATTCGTTGAAAAAAACATCACGACTGATATTAAAGCCCGACTGGAATATTCCAAAGATGGTGAAAATCATTCAAAAGCCAAGCTTTATAATTTTGTCGACCACCGGCGATTTAACGAACCGGACGGTATTGATGATTACCGGTTTTACTTTCCGCAGCGGATATCCTTTACCCTTCAGGGGACATTTTAG